One window of Branchiostoma lanceolatum isolate klBraLanc5 chromosome 8, klBraLanc5.hap2, whole genome shotgun sequence genomic DNA carries:
- the LOC136440432 gene encoding pyrethroid hydrolase Ces2e-like translates to MAAVRVLAAIATLLLCYVGATAALNDGLVVSTVTGQVRGTTTHTTDLPDKPIYTFLGIPYAAPPVGELRYRPPQPALPWEGVREAVEYGSYCPQNLTSFNNLDHDFPIEFGENMTMSEDCLTVNVFTPTVAEDAALPVLLWIHGGALTIGMGSPPGWEVLAAHQDVVVVSINYRLGVLGFLSTGDENMPGNYGFLDQVRAMEWVKENIRSFGGDPERVTLFGESAGGISISYHLLSPLSRGLFQRAIMVPGKHFQSTLSHSRSQK, encoded by the exons GTGCTACAGCCGCTCTGAATGACGGTCTTGTTGTGTCCACGGTGACTGGACAAGTCCGTGGAACAACCACCCACACAACCGACCTTCCCGACAAACCGATCTACACTTTCCTGGGCATCCCGTACGCAGCGCCACCTGTTGGAGAACTCCGGTACCGCCCGCCCCAGCCTGCCCTCCCGTGGGAGGGGGTCAGGGAGGCCGTGGAATACGGTTCCTACTGTCCGCAAAATCTTACTTCCTTCAACAACTTGGATCATGACTTTCCAATTGAATTTGGAGAGAACATGACCATGAGCGAGGACTGCCTGACAGTCAACGTCTTCACTCCGACAGTAGCAGAGGATGCCGCTTTACCG GTCTTGCTCTGGATCCACGGGGGAGCACTAACGATTGGTATGGGGTCACCTCCTGGATGGGAGGTTCTTGCCGCTCACCAAGACGTCGTGGTGGTCTCCATCAACTACCGTCTCGGTGTGCTGGGTTTCCTCAGCACGGGAGACGAGAACATGCCGGGAAACTACGGATTCCTTGACCAA GTCCGTGCCATGGAATGGGTGAAGGAAAACATTCGAAGCTTCGGTGGAGATCCAGAAAGAGTCACCTTATTTGGAGAGTCAGCAGGTGGTATAAGTATCTCCTACCATCTTCTGTCACCCCTCAGTAGAGGTCTGTTCCAGAGAGCCATCATGGTACCTGGAAAACACTTCCAGTCAACCCTCAGCCACTCGCGATCACAAAAATGA
- the LOC136440669 gene encoding pyrethroid hydrolase Ces2e-like has protein sequence MTTLTKETSRANMFYLVAILLFVSSYGAANGQRDGSVVVTVSGQVRGTTTHTTDLPDKPIYTFLGIPYAAPPVGELRYRPPQPALPWEGVREAVEYGSYCPQNLVFLNGIDLDFPMEFGENMTMSEDCLTVNVFTPTVAEDAALPVLLWIHGGTLISGMGSPPGWEALAAHQDVVVVSINYRLGVLGFLSTGDENMPGNYGLLDQVRAMEWVKENIRNFGGDPERVTLFGQSAGGVSISYHLLSPLSKGLFQRAISQSGTWKTFPVNPQPLPLTKIIAEAAGCVAVDTTTIATCLKEKSAEELLESFDSLVFGLGQMLYLVPVVDGTFLSTDPADLMKKGEINTVDYLLGINNQEVGWLGLSNFIKGDLRVGISQEEFVKLVRTGTLMAYQGNPNLDEIVETVVSEYKPPTTPDDPLAILHQFSQMNGDSMMIGPTMLVAEKHAHAGTRVFLYENQYRPSIHPNRPDWVGCDHGDDLFMIWGLPFLKGPVKVLNYTKEDKEFSLNMMAYWANFARTGDPSDSTGGPTDSPSLPTWPQYTPDNPVYMKLDVVPTTDVGLKPDKVKLWNEVIPQMGTVKKDEL, from the exons ATGACGACTTTGACTAAGGAAACCAGCCGAGCCAACATGTTCTACCTTGTAGCCATCTTGCTTTTTGTGTCCTCCTACG GTGCTGCAAATGGCCAACGTGACGGTTCAGTTGTGGTCACTGTGAGTGGACAAGTCCGTGGAACAACCACCCACACAACCGACCTTCCTGACAAACCGATCTACACTTTCCTGGGCATCCCGTACGCAGCGCCACCTGTTGGAGAACTCCGGTACCGCCCGCCCCAGCCTGCCCTCCCGTGGGAGGGGGTCAGGGAGGCTGTGGAATATGGTTCTTACTGTCCCCAAAATCTTGTGTTCTTAAATGGCATTGATCTTGACTTTCCTATGGAGTTTGGAGAGAACATGACCATGAGCGAGGACTGTCTGACAGTCAACGTCTTCACTCCTACTGTAGCAGAGGATGCCGCTTTACCG GTTTTGCTGTGGATCCACGGAGGAACCCTAATATCGGGCATGGGGTCACCTCCTGGATGGGAGGCTCTTGCTGCTCACCAAGACGTCGTGGTGGTCTCCATCAACTATCGTCTCGGTGTGCTGGGTTTCCTTAGCACGGGAGACGAGAACATGCCAGGAAACTACGGACTCCTGGACCAG GTGCGTGCCATGGAATGGGTAAAGGAGAACATCCGAAACTTCGGTGGAGATCCGGAAAGAGTGACCCTATTTGGACAATCAGCAGGTGGTGTCAGTATCTCCTACCATCTTCTGTCACCCCTCAGTAAAGGTCTGTTCCAGAGAGCCATCTCACAGAGCGGTACCTGGAAAACATTTCCAGTCAACCCTCAGCCGCTTCCGTTGACGAAGATTATTGCAGAAGCAGCCGGATGCGTCGCAGTGGACACGACAACCATAGCGACCTGTCTGAAAGAGAAGTCAGCTGAGGAGCTTTTGGAGTCGTTCGATTCGTTAGTCTTTGGCTTAGGACAAATGCTATACCTTGTACCGGTAGTGGATGGCACATTTCTGTCAACTGACCCCGCGGATCTGATGAAGAAAGGAGAAATCAACACAGTAGATTATCTTCTTGGGATCAACAACCAGGAGGTCGGGTGGCTGGGGCTGTCAAATTTCATCAAAGGGGACCTCCGTGTGGGCATATCCCAAGAAGAATTTGTCAAACTAGTGAGGACTGGAACGTTAATGGCTTACCAG GGCAATCCAAATCTGGACGAAATTGTGGAAACTGTCGTCTCAGAGTATAAGCCTCCGACTACTCCTGACGACCCGCTGGCGATTCTGCACCAGTTTTCACAAATGAATGGAGATTCCATGATGATAGGACCCACAATGCTTGTTGCAGAAAAACATGCCC ATGCCGGTACTCGTGTCTTCCTCTACGAGAACCAGTACCGACCTTCCATCCACCCGAACAGACCCGACTGGGTGGGATGTGACCATGGAGACGACCTTTTCATGATTTGGGGACTTCCGTTCCTAAAGGGACCTGTCAAAGTCTTAAACTACACTAAAGAAGACAAGGAGTTCAGCCTCAATATGATGGCCTACTGGGCAAACTTCGCACGAACTGG TGACCCGTCCGACTCCACCGGCGGACCCACTGACAGCCCCTCCCTGCCGACCTGGCCTCAGTACACACCTGACAACCCGGTCTACATGAAGCTGGACGTGGTGCCGACC